One genomic region from Epinephelus fuscoguttatus linkage group LG6, E.fuscoguttatus.final_Chr_v1 encodes:
- the fgfr1a gene encoding fibroblast growth factor receptor 1-A isoform X2: protein MPQRSEWSSSRRKANSCSSLSRMLMRPSILLCLVLFTQVLRTQCWPATTDEVSVETQAELFTLYLGDRLDLSCSAKDSLHAVNWTKDHVAVVDGEHTHIRNGQLEIETVELTDSGLYACTTFGNHSDYFNVTVDTLASSEDDDEDEESSSEEAKLLGSQKLLPMAPQWAHPEKMEKKLHAVPASKTVKFRCQASGNPTPTLKWYKNGKEFKRDHRIGGFKVRDHVWTIIMESVVPSDKGNYTCVVENQYGSINHTYQLDVVERSPHRPILQAGLPANRTAVVGSDVEFECKVFSDPQPHIQWLKHIELNGSRVGPDGLPYVRVLKHSGVNSSDAQVLTLYNVTEEESGEYICKVSNYIGEANQSAWLTVTRYEPTAVPHYPPASHTYLEVVIYCVGFFFIAVMIAIAIIVKIRTSSKKSDFNSQLAVHKLAKSIPLRRQVSVDSSSSIHSGVMLVRPSRLSSSGSPMLSGVSEYELPQDPRWELPRDRLVLGKPLGEGCFGQVVMGEALGLDKEKPNRVTKVAVKMLKSDATEKDLSDLISEMEMMKIIGKHKNIINLLGACTQDGPLYVIVEYASKGNLREYLRARRPPGMEYCYNPDQVPVENMSIKDLVSCAYQVARGMEYLASKKCIHRDLAARNVLVTEDNVMKIADFGLARDIHHIDYYKKTTNGRLPVKWMAPEALFDRIYTHQSDVWSFGVLLWEIFTLGGSPYPGVPVEELFKLLKEGHRMDKPSTCTHELYMMMRDCWHAVPSQRPTFKQLVEDLDRCLAMTSNQEYLELSVPLDQYSPSYPDTRSSTCSSGEDSVFSHDAGAEEPCLPKFPPHSNGAAIKKR, encoded by the exons ATGCCCCAACGGTCTGAATGGAGTTCCAGTCGCAGAAAAGCCAACAGTTGTAGCTCCCTCAGCAGGATGCTGATGAGGCCAAGTATACTTCTGTGTCTGGTTTTATTCACCCAAGTTTTAAGGACCCAGTGCTGGCCTGCAACCACAGATGAAG TCTCTGTAGAAACGCAAGCAGAGCTGTTCACACTCTATCTTGGGGATCGTCTGGATCTGAGTTGCTCTGCAAAAGACTCCCTCCATGCTGTTAACTGGACCAAAGACCATGTGGCAGTGGTGGatggagaacacacacacatccgcaATGGCCAGCTGGAGATCGAGACTGTGGAGCTGACAGACTCTGGTCTGTACGCCTGCACCACCTTTGGCAACCACAGCGATTACTTCAATGTCACAG TTGATACTCTGGCCTCctctgaggatgatgatgaggatgaggagtcGTCATCAGAGGAAGCCAAACTGTTGGGCAGTCAAAAACTGCTGC CAATGGCTCCACAATGGGCTCATCCagaaaaaatggagaaaaagcTTCACGCTGTTCCAGCCAGTAAGACAGTGAAGTTTCGATGCCAGGCCAGTGGCAACCCAACTCCAACTCTGAAATGGTACAAGAACGGCAAGGAGTTCAAGAGAGACCATCGCATTGGAGGCTTCAAg GTCCGTGACCATGTTTGGACCATCATCATGGAATCTGTAGTACCCTCTGACAAGGGAAACTATACCTGCGTGGTAGAAAACCAGTATGGCAGCATCAATCACACCTACCAGCTTGATGTAGTCG AGCGCTCTCCCCACAGGCCAATCTTGCAGGCTGGCCTTCCAGCTAATCGCACCGCAGTGGTGGGAAGCGACGTGGAATTTGAGTGCAAGGTGTTCAGCGACCCTCAGCCTCATATCCAGTGGCTGAAGCACATTGAGCTCAACGGGAGTCGAGTTGGTCCTGATGGTTTACCGTATGTCCGTGTCCTCAAG CATTCTGGGGTCAATAGCTCGGACGCTCAGGTGCTGACCCTCTACAATGTGACTGAGGAGGAGAGTGGAGAGTATATATGTAAAGTGTCCAATTATATAGGAGAGGCCAATCAGTCGGCCTGGCTGACTGTCACCAGATATGAGCCCACAG CTGTCCCGCACTACCCTCCAGCCAGCCACACCTACCTGGAGGTGGTCATCTACTGTGTGGGCTTCTTCTTCATCGCTGTCATGATCGCCATTGCGATTATTGTCAAGATTCGCACCTCCTCAAAGAAGAGTGACTTCAATAGTCAGCTGGCTGTCCACAAGCTGGCCAAAAGCATCCCGCTGCGCAGACAG gtGTCTGTGGACTCTAGCTCCTCCATCCACTCTGGAGTGATGCTGGTTCGTCCGTCCCGCCTCTCTTCCAGCGGTTCTCCAATGTTGTCAGGGGTGTCAGAATATGAACTGCCCCAGGATCCCCGCTGGGAGCTTCCCCGGGACAG ACTCGTTCTTGGGAAGCCACTGGGTGAAGGCTGCTTCGGTCAGGTGGTGATGGGAGAGGCGCTTGGTCTCGACAAAGAGAAGCCAAACCGTGTGACCAAAGTTGCAgtcaaaatgttgaaat CTGACGCCACAGAGAAAGACCTGTCAGACCTGATTTCGGAGATGGAGATGATGAAGATCATTGGGAAGCACAAGAACATCATTAATCTGCTGGGAGCCTGCACACAGGATG GTCCTCTGTATGTGATAGTAGAGTATGCATCCAAGGGGAACTTGCGGGAGTACTTGCGAGCTCGGCGCCCACCGGGCATGGAGTACTGCTACAACCCAGACCAGGTTCCCGTGGAGAACATGTCCATCAAAGACTTGGTGTCCTGTGCTTACCAAGTGGCCCGAGGAATGGAGTATTTGGCCTCCAAAAAG TGCATCCACAGAGATCTTGCTGCTCGCAATGTTTTGGTAACAGAGGACAACGTGATGAAAATAGCCGACTTCGGCTTGGCAAGAGATATCCATCACATTGATTACTATAAGAAGACCACCAAT GGTCGTTTACCAGTCAAGTGGATGGCTCCTGAGGCTCTGTTTGACCGGATATACACACACCAAAGTGATGT cTGGTCATTTGGGGTGCTGCTTTGGGAGATATTCACCCTGGGGGGCTCTCCGTATCCCGGAGTCCCAGTGGAAGAGCTGTTCAAGCTGCTGAAGGAAGGTCACCGTATGGACAAACCCTCAACATGCACTCATGAGCT GTATATGATGATGAGGGACTGCTGGCATGCTGTGCCCTCTCAGAGACCCACATTCAAACAGCTGGTAGAGGACTTAGATCGCTGCCTGGCCATGACATCCAACCAG GAGTATTTGGAGCTGTCAGTGCCTCTGGACCAGTATTCCCCCAGCTACCCGGATACCCGCAGCTCCACCTGTTCCTCGGGCGAGGACTCGGTCTTCTCCCACGATGCTGGAGCTGAGGAGCCCTGCCTGCCAAAGTTCCCTCCCCACTCCAACGGGGCAGCCATTAAGAAACGCTGA
- the fgfr1a gene encoding fibroblast growth factor receptor 1-A isoform X1: MPQRSEWSSSRRKANSCSSLSRMLMRPSILLCLVLFTQVLRTQCWPATTDEVSVETQAELFTLYLGDRLDLSCSAKDSLHAVNWTKDHVAVVDGEHTHIRNGQLEIETVELTDSGLYACTTFGNHSDYFNVTVDTLASSEDDDEDEESSSEEAKLLGSQKLLPMAPQWAHPEKMEKKLHAVPASKTVKFRCQASGNPTPTLKWYKNGKEFKRDHRIGGFKVRDHVWTIIMESVVPSDKGNYTCVVENQYGSINHTYQLDVVERSPHRPILQAGLPANRTAVVGSDVEFECKVFSDPQPHIQWLKHIELNGSRVGPDGLPYVRVLKHSGVNSSDAQVLTLYNVTEEESGEYICKVSNYIGEANQSAWLTVTRYEPTAVPHYPPASHTYLEVVIYCVGFFFIAVMIAIAIIVKIRTSSKKSDFNSQLAVHKLAKSIPLRRQVTVSVDSSSSIHSGVMLVRPSRLSSSGSPMLSGVSEYELPQDPRWELPRDRLVLGKPLGEGCFGQVVMGEALGLDKEKPNRVTKVAVKMLKSDATEKDLSDLISEMEMMKIIGKHKNIINLLGACTQDGPLYVIVEYASKGNLREYLRARRPPGMEYCYNPDQVPVENMSIKDLVSCAYQVARGMEYLASKKCIHRDLAARNVLVTEDNVMKIADFGLARDIHHIDYYKKTTNGRLPVKWMAPEALFDRIYTHQSDVWSFGVLLWEIFTLGGSPYPGVPVEELFKLLKEGHRMDKPSTCTHELYMMMRDCWHAVPSQRPTFKQLVEDLDRCLAMTSNQEYLELSVPLDQYSPSYPDTRSSTCSSGEDSVFSHDAGAEEPCLPKFPPHSNGAAIKKR; the protein is encoded by the exons ATGCCCCAACGGTCTGAATGGAGTTCCAGTCGCAGAAAAGCCAACAGTTGTAGCTCCCTCAGCAGGATGCTGATGAGGCCAAGTATACTTCTGTGTCTGGTTTTATTCACCCAAGTTTTAAGGACCCAGTGCTGGCCTGCAACCACAGATGAAG TCTCTGTAGAAACGCAAGCAGAGCTGTTCACACTCTATCTTGGGGATCGTCTGGATCTGAGTTGCTCTGCAAAAGACTCCCTCCATGCTGTTAACTGGACCAAAGACCATGTGGCAGTGGTGGatggagaacacacacacatccgcaATGGCCAGCTGGAGATCGAGACTGTGGAGCTGACAGACTCTGGTCTGTACGCCTGCACCACCTTTGGCAACCACAGCGATTACTTCAATGTCACAG TTGATACTCTGGCCTCctctgaggatgatgatgaggatgaggagtcGTCATCAGAGGAAGCCAAACTGTTGGGCAGTCAAAAACTGCTGC CAATGGCTCCACAATGGGCTCATCCagaaaaaatggagaaaaagcTTCACGCTGTTCCAGCCAGTAAGACAGTGAAGTTTCGATGCCAGGCCAGTGGCAACCCAACTCCAACTCTGAAATGGTACAAGAACGGCAAGGAGTTCAAGAGAGACCATCGCATTGGAGGCTTCAAg GTCCGTGACCATGTTTGGACCATCATCATGGAATCTGTAGTACCCTCTGACAAGGGAAACTATACCTGCGTGGTAGAAAACCAGTATGGCAGCATCAATCACACCTACCAGCTTGATGTAGTCG AGCGCTCTCCCCACAGGCCAATCTTGCAGGCTGGCCTTCCAGCTAATCGCACCGCAGTGGTGGGAAGCGACGTGGAATTTGAGTGCAAGGTGTTCAGCGACCCTCAGCCTCATATCCAGTGGCTGAAGCACATTGAGCTCAACGGGAGTCGAGTTGGTCCTGATGGTTTACCGTATGTCCGTGTCCTCAAG CATTCTGGGGTCAATAGCTCGGACGCTCAGGTGCTGACCCTCTACAATGTGACTGAGGAGGAGAGTGGAGAGTATATATGTAAAGTGTCCAATTATATAGGAGAGGCCAATCAGTCGGCCTGGCTGACTGTCACCAGATATGAGCCCACAG CTGTCCCGCACTACCCTCCAGCCAGCCACACCTACCTGGAGGTGGTCATCTACTGTGTGGGCTTCTTCTTCATCGCTGTCATGATCGCCATTGCGATTATTGTCAAGATTCGCACCTCCTCAAAGAAGAGTGACTTCAATAGTCAGCTGGCTGTCCACAAGCTGGCCAAAAGCATCCCGCTGCGCAGACAGGTAACA gtGTCTGTGGACTCTAGCTCCTCCATCCACTCTGGAGTGATGCTGGTTCGTCCGTCCCGCCTCTCTTCCAGCGGTTCTCCAATGTTGTCAGGGGTGTCAGAATATGAACTGCCCCAGGATCCCCGCTGGGAGCTTCCCCGGGACAG ACTCGTTCTTGGGAAGCCACTGGGTGAAGGCTGCTTCGGTCAGGTGGTGATGGGAGAGGCGCTTGGTCTCGACAAAGAGAAGCCAAACCGTGTGACCAAAGTTGCAgtcaaaatgttgaaat CTGACGCCACAGAGAAAGACCTGTCAGACCTGATTTCGGAGATGGAGATGATGAAGATCATTGGGAAGCACAAGAACATCATTAATCTGCTGGGAGCCTGCACACAGGATG GTCCTCTGTATGTGATAGTAGAGTATGCATCCAAGGGGAACTTGCGGGAGTACTTGCGAGCTCGGCGCCCACCGGGCATGGAGTACTGCTACAACCCAGACCAGGTTCCCGTGGAGAACATGTCCATCAAAGACTTGGTGTCCTGTGCTTACCAAGTGGCCCGAGGAATGGAGTATTTGGCCTCCAAAAAG TGCATCCACAGAGATCTTGCTGCTCGCAATGTTTTGGTAACAGAGGACAACGTGATGAAAATAGCCGACTTCGGCTTGGCAAGAGATATCCATCACATTGATTACTATAAGAAGACCACCAAT GGTCGTTTACCAGTCAAGTGGATGGCTCCTGAGGCTCTGTTTGACCGGATATACACACACCAAAGTGATGT cTGGTCATTTGGGGTGCTGCTTTGGGAGATATTCACCCTGGGGGGCTCTCCGTATCCCGGAGTCCCAGTGGAAGAGCTGTTCAAGCTGCTGAAGGAAGGTCACCGTATGGACAAACCCTCAACATGCACTCATGAGCT GTATATGATGATGAGGGACTGCTGGCATGCTGTGCCCTCTCAGAGACCCACATTCAAACAGCTGGTAGAGGACTTAGATCGCTGCCTGGCCATGACATCCAACCAG GAGTATTTGGAGCTGTCAGTGCCTCTGGACCAGTATTCCCCCAGCTACCCGGATACCCGCAGCTCCACCTGTTCCTCGGGCGAGGACTCGGTCTTCTCCCACGATGCTGGAGCTGAGGAGCCCTGCCTGCCAAAGTTCCCTCCCCACTCCAACGGGGCAGCCATTAAGAAACGCTGA
- the fgfr1a gene encoding fibroblast growth factor receptor 1-A isoform X3: protein MPQRSEWSSSRRKANSCSSLSRMLMRPSILLCLVLFTQVLRTQCWPATTDEVSVETQAELFTLYLGDRLDLSCSAKDSLHAVNWTKDHVAVVDGEHTHIRNGQLEIETVELTDSGLYACTTFGNHSDYFNVTVDTLASSEDDDEDEESSSEEAKLLGSQKLLPMAPQWAHPEKMEKKLHAVPASKTVKFRCQASGNPTPTLKWYKNGKEFKRDHRIGGFKVRDHVWTIIMESVVPSDKGNYTCVVENQYGSINHTYQLDVVERSPHRPILQAGLPANRTAVVGSDVEFECKVFSDPQPHIQWLKHIELNGSRVGPDGLPYVRVLKTAGLNTTDKEMEVLQLRNVSFDDAGEYTCLAGNSIGFSHHSAWLTVFEAVPHYPPASHTYLEVVIYCVGFFFIAVMIAIAIIVKIRTSSKKSDFNSQLAVHKLAKSIPLRRQVTVSVDSSSSIHSGVMLVRPSRLSSSGSPMLSGVSEYELPQDPRWELPRDRLVLGKPLGEGCFGQVVMGEALGLDKEKPNRVTKVAVKMLKSDATEKDLSDLISEMEMMKIIGKHKNIINLLGACTQDGPLYVIVEYASKGNLREYLRARRPPGMEYCYNPDQVPVENMSIKDLVSCAYQVARGMEYLASKKCIHRDLAARNVLVTEDNVMKIADFGLARDIHHIDYYKKTTNGRLPVKWMAPEALFDRIYTHQSDVWSFGVLLWEIFTLGGSPYPGVPVEELFKLLKEGHRMDKPSTCTHELYMMMRDCWHAVPSQRPTFKQLVEDLDRCLAMTSNQEYLELSVPLDQYSPSYPDTRSSTCSSGEDSVFSHDAGAEEPCLPKFPPHSNGAAIKKR, encoded by the exons ATGCCCCAACGGTCTGAATGGAGTTCCAGTCGCAGAAAAGCCAACAGTTGTAGCTCCCTCAGCAGGATGCTGATGAGGCCAAGTATACTTCTGTGTCTGGTTTTATTCACCCAAGTTTTAAGGACCCAGTGCTGGCCTGCAACCACAGATGAAG TCTCTGTAGAAACGCAAGCAGAGCTGTTCACACTCTATCTTGGGGATCGTCTGGATCTGAGTTGCTCTGCAAAAGACTCCCTCCATGCTGTTAACTGGACCAAAGACCATGTGGCAGTGGTGGatggagaacacacacacatccgcaATGGCCAGCTGGAGATCGAGACTGTGGAGCTGACAGACTCTGGTCTGTACGCCTGCACCACCTTTGGCAACCACAGCGATTACTTCAATGTCACAG TTGATACTCTGGCCTCctctgaggatgatgatgaggatgaggagtcGTCATCAGAGGAAGCCAAACTGTTGGGCAGTCAAAAACTGCTGC CAATGGCTCCACAATGGGCTCATCCagaaaaaatggagaaaaagcTTCACGCTGTTCCAGCCAGTAAGACAGTGAAGTTTCGATGCCAGGCCAGTGGCAACCCAACTCCAACTCTGAAATGGTACAAGAACGGCAAGGAGTTCAAGAGAGACCATCGCATTGGAGGCTTCAAg GTCCGTGACCATGTTTGGACCATCATCATGGAATCTGTAGTACCCTCTGACAAGGGAAACTATACCTGCGTGGTAGAAAACCAGTATGGCAGCATCAATCACACCTACCAGCTTGATGTAGTCG AGCGCTCTCCCCACAGGCCAATCTTGCAGGCTGGCCTTCCAGCTAATCGCACCGCAGTGGTGGGAAGCGACGTGGAATTTGAGTGCAAGGTGTTCAGCGACCCTCAGCCTCATATCCAGTGGCTGAAGCACATTGAGCTCAACGGGAGTCGAGTTGGTCCTGATGGTTTACCGTATGTCCGTGTCCTCAAG ACCGCTGGCCTTAACACCACGGACAAGGAAATGGAAGTCCTCCAACTGAGAAATGTGTCTTTTGATGACGCTGGGGAGTACACCTGCTTGGCGGGCAATTCTATCGGGTTCTCTCATCACTCTGCATGGTTGACCGTTTTTGAAG CTGTCCCGCACTACCCTCCAGCCAGCCACACCTACCTGGAGGTGGTCATCTACTGTGTGGGCTTCTTCTTCATCGCTGTCATGATCGCCATTGCGATTATTGTCAAGATTCGCACCTCCTCAAAGAAGAGTGACTTCAATAGTCAGCTGGCTGTCCACAAGCTGGCCAAAAGCATCCCGCTGCGCAGACAGGTAACA gtGTCTGTGGACTCTAGCTCCTCCATCCACTCTGGAGTGATGCTGGTTCGTCCGTCCCGCCTCTCTTCCAGCGGTTCTCCAATGTTGTCAGGGGTGTCAGAATATGAACTGCCCCAGGATCCCCGCTGGGAGCTTCCCCGGGACAG ACTCGTTCTTGGGAAGCCACTGGGTGAAGGCTGCTTCGGTCAGGTGGTGATGGGAGAGGCGCTTGGTCTCGACAAAGAGAAGCCAAACCGTGTGACCAAAGTTGCAgtcaaaatgttgaaat CTGACGCCACAGAGAAAGACCTGTCAGACCTGATTTCGGAGATGGAGATGATGAAGATCATTGGGAAGCACAAGAACATCATTAATCTGCTGGGAGCCTGCACACAGGATG GTCCTCTGTATGTGATAGTAGAGTATGCATCCAAGGGGAACTTGCGGGAGTACTTGCGAGCTCGGCGCCCACCGGGCATGGAGTACTGCTACAACCCAGACCAGGTTCCCGTGGAGAACATGTCCATCAAAGACTTGGTGTCCTGTGCTTACCAAGTGGCCCGAGGAATGGAGTATTTGGCCTCCAAAAAG TGCATCCACAGAGATCTTGCTGCTCGCAATGTTTTGGTAACAGAGGACAACGTGATGAAAATAGCCGACTTCGGCTTGGCAAGAGATATCCATCACATTGATTACTATAAGAAGACCACCAAT GGTCGTTTACCAGTCAAGTGGATGGCTCCTGAGGCTCTGTTTGACCGGATATACACACACCAAAGTGATGT cTGGTCATTTGGGGTGCTGCTTTGGGAGATATTCACCCTGGGGGGCTCTCCGTATCCCGGAGTCCCAGTGGAAGAGCTGTTCAAGCTGCTGAAGGAAGGTCACCGTATGGACAAACCCTCAACATGCACTCATGAGCT GTATATGATGATGAGGGACTGCTGGCATGCTGTGCCCTCTCAGAGACCCACATTCAAACAGCTGGTAGAGGACTTAGATCGCTGCCTGGCCATGACATCCAACCAG GAGTATTTGGAGCTGTCAGTGCCTCTGGACCAGTATTCCCCCAGCTACCCGGATACCCGCAGCTCCACCTGTTCCTCGGGCGAGGACTCGGTCTTCTCCCACGATGCTGGAGCTGAGGAGCCCTGCCTGCCAAAGTTCCCTCCCCACTCCAACGGGGCAGCCATTAAGAAACGCTGA
- the fgfr1a gene encoding fibroblast growth factor receptor 1-A isoform X4 codes for MPQRSEWSSSRRKANSCSSLSRMLMRPSILLCLVLFTQVLRTQCWPATTDEVSVETQAELFTLYLGDRLDLSCSAKDSLHAVNWTKDHVAVVDGEHTHIRNGQLEIETVELTDSGLYACTTFGNHSDYFNVTVDTLASSEDDDEDEESSSEEAKLLGSQKLLPMAPQWAHPEKMEKKLHAVPASKTVKFRCQASGNPTPTLKWYKNGKEFKRDHRIGGFKVRDHVWTIIMESVVPSDKGNYTCVVENQYGSINHTYQLDVVERSPHRPILQAGLPANRTAVVGSDVEFECKVFSDPQPHIQWLKHIELNGSRVGPDGLPYVRVLKTAGLNTTDKEMEVLQLRNVSFDDAGEYTCLAGNSIGFSHHSAWLTVFEAVPHYPPASHTYLEVVIYCVGFFFIAVMIAIAIIVKIRTSSKKSDFNSQLAVHKLAKSIPLRRQVSVDSSSSIHSGVMLVRPSRLSSSGSPMLSGVSEYELPQDPRWELPRDRLVLGKPLGEGCFGQVVMGEALGLDKEKPNRVTKVAVKMLKSDATEKDLSDLISEMEMMKIIGKHKNIINLLGACTQDGPLYVIVEYASKGNLREYLRARRPPGMEYCYNPDQVPVENMSIKDLVSCAYQVARGMEYLASKKCIHRDLAARNVLVTEDNVMKIADFGLARDIHHIDYYKKTTNGRLPVKWMAPEALFDRIYTHQSDVWSFGVLLWEIFTLGGSPYPGVPVEELFKLLKEGHRMDKPSTCTHELYMMMRDCWHAVPSQRPTFKQLVEDLDRCLAMTSNQEYLELSVPLDQYSPSYPDTRSSTCSSGEDSVFSHDAGAEEPCLPKFPPHSNGAAIKKR; via the exons ATGCCCCAACGGTCTGAATGGAGTTCCAGTCGCAGAAAAGCCAACAGTTGTAGCTCCCTCAGCAGGATGCTGATGAGGCCAAGTATACTTCTGTGTCTGGTTTTATTCACCCAAGTTTTAAGGACCCAGTGCTGGCCTGCAACCACAGATGAAG TCTCTGTAGAAACGCAAGCAGAGCTGTTCACACTCTATCTTGGGGATCGTCTGGATCTGAGTTGCTCTGCAAAAGACTCCCTCCATGCTGTTAACTGGACCAAAGACCATGTGGCAGTGGTGGatggagaacacacacacatccgcaATGGCCAGCTGGAGATCGAGACTGTGGAGCTGACAGACTCTGGTCTGTACGCCTGCACCACCTTTGGCAACCACAGCGATTACTTCAATGTCACAG TTGATACTCTGGCCTCctctgaggatgatgatgaggatgaggagtcGTCATCAGAGGAAGCCAAACTGTTGGGCAGTCAAAAACTGCTGC CAATGGCTCCACAATGGGCTCATCCagaaaaaatggagaaaaagcTTCACGCTGTTCCAGCCAGTAAGACAGTGAAGTTTCGATGCCAGGCCAGTGGCAACCCAACTCCAACTCTGAAATGGTACAAGAACGGCAAGGAGTTCAAGAGAGACCATCGCATTGGAGGCTTCAAg GTCCGTGACCATGTTTGGACCATCATCATGGAATCTGTAGTACCCTCTGACAAGGGAAACTATACCTGCGTGGTAGAAAACCAGTATGGCAGCATCAATCACACCTACCAGCTTGATGTAGTCG AGCGCTCTCCCCACAGGCCAATCTTGCAGGCTGGCCTTCCAGCTAATCGCACCGCAGTGGTGGGAAGCGACGTGGAATTTGAGTGCAAGGTGTTCAGCGACCCTCAGCCTCATATCCAGTGGCTGAAGCACATTGAGCTCAACGGGAGTCGAGTTGGTCCTGATGGTTTACCGTATGTCCGTGTCCTCAAG ACCGCTGGCCTTAACACCACGGACAAGGAAATGGAAGTCCTCCAACTGAGAAATGTGTCTTTTGATGACGCTGGGGAGTACACCTGCTTGGCGGGCAATTCTATCGGGTTCTCTCATCACTCTGCATGGTTGACCGTTTTTGAAG CTGTCCCGCACTACCCTCCAGCCAGCCACACCTACCTGGAGGTGGTCATCTACTGTGTGGGCTTCTTCTTCATCGCTGTCATGATCGCCATTGCGATTATTGTCAAGATTCGCACCTCCTCAAAGAAGAGTGACTTCAATAGTCAGCTGGCTGTCCACAAGCTGGCCAAAAGCATCCCGCTGCGCAGACAG gtGTCTGTGGACTCTAGCTCCTCCATCCACTCTGGAGTGATGCTGGTTCGTCCGTCCCGCCTCTCTTCCAGCGGTTCTCCAATGTTGTCAGGGGTGTCAGAATATGAACTGCCCCAGGATCCCCGCTGGGAGCTTCCCCGGGACAG ACTCGTTCTTGGGAAGCCACTGGGTGAAGGCTGCTTCGGTCAGGTGGTGATGGGAGAGGCGCTTGGTCTCGACAAAGAGAAGCCAAACCGTGTGACCAAAGTTGCAgtcaaaatgttgaaat CTGACGCCACAGAGAAAGACCTGTCAGACCTGATTTCGGAGATGGAGATGATGAAGATCATTGGGAAGCACAAGAACATCATTAATCTGCTGGGAGCCTGCACACAGGATG GTCCTCTGTATGTGATAGTAGAGTATGCATCCAAGGGGAACTTGCGGGAGTACTTGCGAGCTCGGCGCCCACCGGGCATGGAGTACTGCTACAACCCAGACCAGGTTCCCGTGGAGAACATGTCCATCAAAGACTTGGTGTCCTGTGCTTACCAAGTGGCCCGAGGAATGGAGTATTTGGCCTCCAAAAAG TGCATCCACAGAGATCTTGCTGCTCGCAATGTTTTGGTAACAGAGGACAACGTGATGAAAATAGCCGACTTCGGCTTGGCAAGAGATATCCATCACATTGATTACTATAAGAAGACCACCAAT GGTCGTTTACCAGTCAAGTGGATGGCTCCTGAGGCTCTGTTTGACCGGATATACACACACCAAAGTGATGT cTGGTCATTTGGGGTGCTGCTTTGGGAGATATTCACCCTGGGGGGCTCTCCGTATCCCGGAGTCCCAGTGGAAGAGCTGTTCAAGCTGCTGAAGGAAGGTCACCGTATGGACAAACCCTCAACATGCACTCATGAGCT GTATATGATGATGAGGGACTGCTGGCATGCTGTGCCCTCTCAGAGACCCACATTCAAACAGCTGGTAGAGGACTTAGATCGCTGCCTGGCCATGACATCCAACCAG GAGTATTTGGAGCTGTCAGTGCCTCTGGACCAGTATTCCCCCAGCTACCCGGATACCCGCAGCTCCACCTGTTCCTCGGGCGAGGACTCGGTCTTCTCCCACGATGCTGGAGCTGAGGAGCCCTGCCTGCCAAAGTTCCCTCCCCACTCCAACGGGGCAGCCATTAAGAAACGCTGA